A window of Patescibacteria group bacterium contains these coding sequences:
- a CDS encoding flippase, translated as MFKRLLFDTMFALSANTIFKVLNAIIVIVLANYLGPDKYGIYSTAIAFIGIFLVFSDMGLRMLLIQEGSKDIKKAPVYFGNAIIFQSILTVLVIPILFITSKLFGYSHITVILILVLGPALFLIEQSRVSWAVLRLKNINNSVSISEVLQGFASLGAIFFITKLSDTPTNQTLFYIAISQLVINFVYFIVLFIYASKAVFKPEFALKALKGMLKKSYIFALSELFFTVYFQVDQIVISIIKNAQDVGFYSAPFKVIIFFLFIPRILVRISRPFMYKLFYGGMDKYKRINIFFHRYYSAIGIPLGILTILLAQPIILFLFKEKYSASIPVLKVFGWFIMFYFISVASSQSLTTLLKQKTLTKIQATTVILNLILDIIFVCYFGFVGAAYATLIVQIIASCLFIYFDAKYMQEKIINIIKPLFSIIAAGIGMAIFTYLLRNTVEFILLGIMSCFVYILFLYIFRFFNEYDIKLYQQIIKKKHN; from the coding sequence ATGTTTAAAAGGTTATTATTTGATACAATGTTTGCCTTATCAGCAAATACAATCTTCAAAGTATTGAATGCAATCATTGTTATCGTTCTAGCAAACTATTTAGGACCTGATAAATACGGCATCTATTCAACAGCCATTGCTTTCATTGGTATTTTTTTAGTCTTCAGCGATATGGGCTTAAGAATGCTTTTAATTCAAGAAGGCTCTAAAGATATCAAAAAAGCGCCAGTTTATTTTGGCAATGCAATAATATTTCAGTCAATTCTAACTGTTTTAGTCATTCCGATTCTATTTATTACTTCAAAATTATTTGGCTATTCACACATTACAGTTATCTTGATATTGGTTTTAGGTCCAGCTTTATTTCTGATTGAACAATCTCGAGTCAGTTGGGCAGTTTTAAGATTAAAAAATATTAATAATAGCGTTTCAATTTCTGAAGTCTTGCAAGGTTTTGCATCATTAGGCGCAATATTTTTTATCACAAAACTTTCCGATACTCCTACAAATCAAACTCTATTTTATATTGCCATTTCACAACTTGTTATAAATTTTGTTTATTTTATAGTTTTATTTATCTATGCCTCAAAAGCTGTTTTTAAGCCAGAATTTGCTTTAAAAGCTTTAAAAGGCATGCTGAAAAAATCATATATTTTTGCCTTGTCAGAATTATTTTTCACTGTTTATTTTCAAGTCGATCAAATCGTAATATCAATCATAAAAAATGCTCAAGACGTTGGTTTTTATTCCGCACCATTTAAAGTCATTATTTTCTTTCTTTTTATTCCAAGAATTTTAGTTAGAATTTCACGTCCATTCATGTACAAACTGTTTTATGGAGGAATGGACAAATACAAAAGAATAAATATTTTTTTTCATCGATATTATTCAGCAATTGGCATTCCATTAGGCATTCTAACTATTTTGCTAGCTCAACCAATCATTTTGTTTTTGTTTAAAGAAAAATATTCAGCTTCAATTCCTGTTTTAAAAGTTTTTGGCTGGTTTATAATGTTTTATTTTATCTCAGTTGCATCTTCACAATCTTTAACAACATTATTAAAACAAAAAACATTAACCAAAATTCAAGCGACAACAGTTATATTAAATCTTATTTTAGATATTATTTTTGTTTGTTATTTTGGCTTCGTCGGTGCTGCTTATGCCACATTAATTGTCCAAATCATCGCATCATGTCTATTCATTTATTTTGATGCAAAATATATGCAAGAAAAAATAATAAACATAATAAAACCGCTATTTTCAATAATAGCGGCGGGAATCGGTATGGCAATTTTTACCTATTTATTACGTAATACAGTAGAATTTATACTCTTAGGAATAATGTCTTGTTTCGTTTATATTTTATTTCTTTATATTTTCAGATTTTTCAACGAATATGATATTAAATTATATCAACAAATAATTAAGAAAAAACATAATTAA